In Ruminococcaceae bacterium BL-6, a genomic segment contains:
- a CDS encoding Aminopeptidase P family protein has translation MFRTHYYDMNEEGIKIMAEINRERLRRVIENMEKENLSQILVSSGTSVFYLTGLWVEPMERMLVLLIDSSGRCDLFCNDLFGVTEVKGASVHSHSDSDDPLKDLAPAVKPGRLGIDKFWPSRFLIGLMEKRPDVAPVPGSAPVDDARKIKDQKEIEALRHSSAVNDKVIAGAIAAVREGAVESELEMLVEKLFRENGADRSPEGQLVCFGANGADPHHAPNRTVIREGDSVIFDIFIPISRYWCDMTRTVFFRSAGEEQRRVYETVREANQAAEEKIRPGLPISEFDLTARRVIERADYGEHFTHRLGHGLGLDCHEPPDNSSVSKVIAEPGMVFSVEPGIYLPGKFGVRIEDLVLVTENGCEVLNRYPKELQII, from the coding sequence TTGTTCCGTACCCATTATTATGATATGAATGAAGAAGGGATAAAAATCATGGCGGAAATCAACAGAGAGCGGCTTCGCCGCGTCATCGAAAACATGGAAAAGGAAAACCTGAGCCAGATTCTCGTGAGCTCCGGCACCTCCGTTTTTTACCTGACCGGGCTTTGGGTGGAACCGATGGAGCGGATGCTCGTGCTCCTCATCGATAGCAGCGGCCGCTGCGACCTTTTCTGCAACGATCTGTTCGGTGTGACCGAAGTAAAAGGGGCCTCCGTCCATTCGCACAGCGACAGCGACGACCCGCTGAAGGATCTGGCCCCCGCTGTCAAGCCGGGGCGCCTCGGGATCGACAAATTCTGGCCGAGCCGCTTTTTGATCGGCCTGATGGAAAAAAGGCCGGATGTCGCTCCCGTCCCAGGCTCGGCACCAGTGGACGACGCCCGGAAAATCAAGGATCAAAAGGAAATCGAGGCGCTCCGCCACTCCTCCGCCGTCAACGACAAGGTGATAGCCGGGGCGATCGCCGCGGTGCGCGAGGGTGCCGTCGAAAGCGAGCTTGAAATGCTGGTGGAAAAGCTGTTCCGCGAAAACGGGGCGGACCGTTCCCCCGAAGGCCAGCTCGTCTGCTTCGGCGCAAACGGGGCGGACCCGCACCACGCGCCCAACCGCACGGTGATCCGGGAAGGCGATTCGGTGATCTTCGACATCTTTATCCCGATCAGCCGCTACTGGTGCGACATGACGCGCACGGTGTTCTTCCGCTCCGCCGGGGAGGAACAGCGCCGGGTGTACGAAACCGTGCGGGAAGCGAACCAAGCCGCGGAGGAAAAGATCCGCCCCGGCCTGCCGATAAGCGAATTCGACCTGACAGCCCGCCGCGTGATCGAACGGGCCGACTACGGGGAACATTTTACCCACCGCCTCGGCCACGGACTTGGCCTGGACTGCCACGAACCGCCGGACAACAGCAGCGTCAGCAAAGTGATCGCCGAGCCGGGCATGGTCTTTTCCGTGGAGCCGGGCATCTATCTGCCGGGCAAATTCGGAGTCAGGATCGAAGACCTTGTTCTGGTGACGGAAAACGGATGTGAAGTCCTGAACCGTTACCCTAAAGAGCTTCAGATCATATAA
- a CDS encoding Cadherin-like beta sandwich domain protein has translation MSNLFFCKRGTILLKKKRIVCLILCLFLFAYEWTARAESAPLFSFDVDSAQAERNGTVRVTLSAGKRSSDSSNPAGFRAALEYDPERLSLQRIEVSDRVQDGAFQYYDNGQQITGVYVCDGISAPRLSGTILTFVFSVHADAPAGKGQISAAVDQVVDWAGHFSDDDATEQELDFRVSPPLSQDALLSSLIPSVGALQPPFSPEVAEYAMDVPADVSKVEFQADAKDGGSVRVSRKSLLGAGQATEIVVTVTAEDKKSKSQYLITVNRAGREEEASSEEASRAAALKASSASSRRSSARAPSSARPRASGGNAAPPGSAPPQSAAAYGERNLYIAGGQLPEAPLWIIAGCVCVLTVLTAAGVFRNKK, from the coding sequence ATGTCGAATTTATTTTTCTGTAAGAGAGGAACGATCCTTTTGAAGAAAAAGCGAATTGTCTGTCTGATTCTATGCCTTTTTCTGTTCGCTTATGAATGGACGGCCCGCGCGGAATCCGCACCTCTCTTTTCTTTTGACGTCGACTCCGCGCAGGCCGAACGGAACGGCACCGTGCGGGTGACGCTTTCCGCCGGGAAACGCAGCTCCGATTCTTCGAACCCCGCCGGATTCCGGGCCGCGCTGGAATACGACCCGGAGCGCCTCTCACTTCAGCGGATCGAGGTCTCGGACCGGGTGCAGGATGGCGCGTTCCAGTATTATGACAACGGGCAGCAGATCACGGGCGTCTACGTGTGCGACGGCATCTCCGCGCCGAGGCTCAGCGGGACCATTCTGACCTTCGTGTTTTCCGTCCACGCGGATGCCCCTGCGGGAAAAGGGCAGATCAGTGCCGCAGTCGACCAGGTGGTGGACTGGGCGGGACATTTTTCCGACGACGACGCGACCGAACAGGAGCTGGATTTTCGCGTCAGCCCTCCGCTCTCGCAGGATGCCCTGCTGAGCTCCCTGATTCCTTCCGTCGGAGCACTGCAGCCGCCCTTCTCCCCTGAGGTGGCGGAATACGCCATGGATGTCCCCGCGGACGTTTCCAAAGTGGAATTCCAGGCGGACGCAAAGGATGGCGGAAGCGTGCGCGTCAGCCGGAAAAGCCTGCTCGGCGCGGGACAGGCTACCGAGATCGTCGTCACGGTAACGGCGGAGGACAAAAAGTCCAAATCCCAATACCTGATTACCGTCAACCGCGCCGGGCGTGAAGAGGAGGCTTCCTCCGAAGAGGCTTCACGGGCGGCCGCCTTGAAAGCTTCATCCGCCTCATCCCGGCGCAGCAGCGCGCGCGCTCCGTCCTCCGCCCGGCCCCGCGCGTCCGGTGGGAATGCGGCCCCTCCCGGTTCCGCGCCGCCGCAGAGCGCGGCGGCCTATGGGGAGCGAAATCTTTACATCGCGGGCGGGCAGCTTCCCGAAGCCCCGCTCTGGATCATCGCCGGGTGCGTGTGCGTCCTCACGGTTCTAACGGCGGCCGGAGTTTTCCGGAATAAAAAATGA
- a CDS encoding conserved protein of unknown function (Evidence 4 : Unknown function but conserved in other organisms), with protein sequence MLKNQPLLHVISWNVMIITLWHCVVFIICTRLPNTVLDASKPRYLALRWERNGNWYRDKLHIQNWKDNVPQHIKKGGFSKRHLTQRSLDYLDRFILETCRGEWMHLSNCGCVVVVMFANPLTPGLIFSFLVLLGNLPFVCIQRYNRFRLQVLRKAVARELRLAQVKKDTVSVSS encoded by the coding sequence ATGCTGAAAAATCAACCTTTGCTTCACGTTATATCCTGGAACGTCATGATCATTACGCTGTGGCACTGCGTGGTGTTCATTATCTGCACCAGGCTGCCGAATACCGTTCTCGATGCGAGCAAGCCCCGGTATCTCGCACTCCGCTGGGAGCGGAACGGAAACTGGTACCGGGATAAGCTTCACATTCAGAACTGGAAGGACAATGTGCCACAGCACATCAAAAAGGGAGGGTTTTCCAAAAGGCACCTCACCCAGCGTTCCCTCGATTATCTGGACCGGTTTATTCTGGAAACCTGCCGCGGGGAGTGGATGCATCTTTCAAACTGTGGGTGTGTGGTCGTTGTGATGTTTGCCAACCCGCTTACGCCCGGCCTGATTTTTTCTTTTCTGGTTCTGCTCGGCAATCTGCCGTTTGTCTGCATCCAGCGCTACAACCGGTTTCGGCTTCAGGTGCTGCGGAAAGCCGTCGCCCGGGAGCTGCGCCTCGCGCAGGTGAAAAAAGATACGGTGTCCGTTTCGTCCTGA
- a CDS encoding MATE family efflux transporter, protein MAVPYSARLILLKMNFNESWEDMKFAFSHQSLEKRRDMILSGSIPKTLMLLSFPTLMMGLIQSLMPLSDGLFINNVAGTYVASAVTYCQPILNIAISLSLGLGAAAMAIIGQLNGRGEFQEGKHVSSQLVVFSFLLGLLIAPLMVLAAFPIADIVTPEISYNVWLYIALSAAGMPFYFMEAIYNAIKNANGKPEATFFRVLILLILKIIFNVIFIVWLRLEIVGCVLSTILANVLICIWMFYELFIKDSEEKLERPSLKFDREVISRLLRIGFPSMLANIMLNVGFYLINNEVQKYGAIVLNGQGIAGNITTVCFNVPSAFGAAVTTMVSMNVGAHQGARAKRSTLIASLFSALTAIALIAIIAPLSPYLTILFTRQAEVLDFANKALHIYIYSVVGFGVCMVQQGAFIGLGRTKVPLFIGILRVWLLRYLFILATERYLGVFAVFWGNLFSNYMAAVIITLMLLRVDWVSVIDLHTPHPEPAQAPGETSGSGAGIPAAAPSAGETDGDRNSDQAGIPAPQPESSQSSGEENESGDRNI, encoded by the coding sequence TTGGCTGTGCCCTATTCGGCACGGCTGATTTTATTGAAGATGAATTTTAACGAAAGCTGGGAAGACATGAAGTTTGCTTTTTCACACCAGAGCCTGGAAAAAAGAAGGGATATGATCCTTTCGGGAAGCATTCCGAAAACGCTGATGCTCCTTTCCTTCCCCACCCTGATGATGGGCCTGATACAGTCGCTGATGCCTCTTTCGGACGGGCTTTTCATCAACAACGTCGCCGGCACTTATGTGGCGAGCGCCGTCACCTACTGCCAGCCGATCCTGAACATAGCGATCTCTCTTTCGCTGGGGCTGGGCGCGGCGGCGATGGCGATCATCGGCCAGCTCAACGGCCGCGGGGAATTTCAGGAGGGGAAGCACGTTTCCAGCCAGCTGGTCGTTTTTTCGTTTCTGCTTGGGCTGCTTATCGCGCCGCTCATGGTTCTGGCCGCTTTTCCGATCGCGGATATCGTCACGCCCGAAATTTCCTACAACGTATGGCTGTACATCGCGCTTTCCGCCGCGGGCATGCCGTTCTATTTCATGGAGGCCATCTACAACGCGATCAAAAACGCCAACGGCAAGCCGGAAGCAACGTTTTTCCGCGTGCTGATCCTGCTGATCCTGAAAATCATCTTCAACGTTATTTTCATCGTCTGGCTTCGCCTGGAAATCGTGGGCTGCGTCCTCTCTACGATTCTGGCAAACGTCCTGATCTGCATCTGGATGTTCTATGAGCTTTTTATCAAGGATTCGGAAGAAAAGCTGGAGCGCCCGAGCCTGAAGTTCGACCGCGAGGTCATCTCACGCCTCCTGCGCATCGGCTTCCCATCCATGCTGGCGAACATCATGCTGAACGTGGGCTTCTACCTCATCAACAACGAGGTGCAGAAATACGGCGCCATCGTGCTGAACGGGCAGGGGATCGCCGGCAACATCACGACGGTCTGCTTCAACGTCCCATCCGCATTCGGCGCCGCCGTCACCACCATGGTGAGCATGAACGTCGGTGCGCATCAGGGCGCAAGGGCGAAACGGTCCACCCTGATCGCAAGCCTGTTCAGCGCCCTGACCGCCATCGCCCTCATCGCGATCATCGCCCCGCTCTCCCCATACCTGACCATTCTGTTCACCCGGCAGGCCGAAGTGCTCGACTTTGCGAACAAGGCCCTTCACATCTACATCTACTCGGTGGTCGGATTCGGCGTATGCATGGTTCAGCAGGGCGCGTTCATCGGCCTTGGGCGCACGAAGGTGCCCCTCTTCATCGGTATCCTGCGCGTCTGGCTGCTGCGGTATCTGTTCATTCTGGCAACCGAGCGGTATCTGGGCGTTTTCGCGGTTTTCTGGGGCAATCTGTTTTCCAACTACATGGCGGCGGTCATCATCACGCTGATGCTCCTGCGCGTGGACTGGGTTTCCGTTATCGACCTCCATACGCCGCATCCTGAGCCTGCACAGGCCCCCGGCGAAACAAGCGGGAGCGGCGCCGGCATTCCTGCAGCGGCGCCATCCGCCGGCGAAACAGACGGGGATCGTAATTCCGATCAAGCCGGCATCCCTGCGCCGCAGCCGGAATCTTCTCAATCCTCCGGCGAAGAAAACGAAAGCGGCGATCGGAACATATAA
- the glnA gene encoding Glutamine synthetase, whose protein sequence is MSNVPELFGSLVFNDAVMKARLPKETYKALKKTREQGQPLDLQVANVVANAMKDWAVEKGATHYVHWFQPMTGITAGKHESFISPASCGKVLMEFSGKELIQGEPDASSFPNGGLRATFEARGYTAWDPTSDAFIKDGSLCIPTAFCSYGGEALDEKTPLLRSMAAINKQASRILKLFGHGDKARVITTVGPEQEYFLIDKDLYEKRKDLIFTGRTLFGAKPPKGQEMEDHYFGAIKPKVSEFMRELDEELWKLGIFAKTKHNEVAPAQHEMAPIFTSSNVATDQNQLTMETMKEVAARHGLTCLLHEKPFEGVNGSGKHNNFSIATTSGVNLLEPGDSPKENAQFLLFLVAIIRAVDEHQDLLRISVASAGNDHRLGGNEAPPAIVSVFVGDELGAILESIDNGSKYSQKDRGFMEIGVDVLPRFPKDSTDRNRTSPFAFTGNKFEFRMVGSSFSIACPNVILNTCVADVLSDFADQLEKADDFTAALKKLVKATIREHKRIIFNGNNYSEEWVREAEKRGLLNLKATPDALAYYTSDKNVALFEKHGVLSKSELFSRYEIILENYCKQLHIEALTMLGMIRKEIIPAVCGYMRDLSTQALNKKQLGIGIELESTLLKKLSALSERLYEAAEELQKAADKESGFSGIQEEANYYKDVVLDRMQKARAVSDELELCVGEKYWPFPSYSDLLFSVK, encoded by the coding sequence ATGAGTAATGTCCCTGAATTATTTGGCAGCCTGGTTTTCAACGACGCTGTCATGAAGGCAAGATTGCCCAAGGAAACCTATAAAGCTTTAAAAAAGACGAGGGAGCAGGGGCAGCCCCTTGATTTACAGGTTGCGAACGTCGTCGCGAACGCCATGAAGGACTGGGCGGTGGAAAAGGGCGCGACCCATTACGTCCATTGGTTCCAGCCGATGACCGGCATCACTGCCGGAAAGCATGAAAGCTTTATCAGCCCGGCCTCGTGCGGCAAGGTTTTGATGGAGTTTTCCGGCAAAGAGCTGATCCAGGGAGAGCCCGATGCTTCCAGTTTTCCGAACGGCGGCCTGCGCGCCACGTTCGAGGCAAGGGGATATACCGCGTGGGATCCGACTTCCGACGCTTTCATCAAGGACGGTTCCCTGTGCATCCCCACCGCGTTCTGCTCTTACGGCGGCGAGGCGCTCGACGAAAAGACGCCGCTTCTGCGCTCCATGGCTGCGATCAATAAGCAGGCCAGCCGGATTTTGAAGCTGTTCGGCCACGGGGACAAGGCGCGCGTGATCACGACCGTCGGCCCCGAGCAGGAATACTTCCTGATCGACAAGGATCTTTACGAAAAGAGAAAAGACCTTATTTTTACCGGCAGAACCCTGTTCGGCGCGAAGCCGCCGAAGGGGCAGGAGATGGAAGACCATTATTTTGGCGCCATCAAGCCGAAGGTCTCCGAATTCATGCGGGAACTTGACGAGGAGCTTTGGAAGCTCGGAATTTTCGCAAAGACAAAACATAACGAAGTGGCGCCGGCCCAGCATGAAATGGCGCCGATCTTCACTTCCAGCAATGTGGCGACCGATCAGAACCAGCTGACCATGGAAACGATGAAAGAGGTCGCCGCCCGCCACGGGCTGACCTGCCTGCTGCACGAGAAACCGTTCGAAGGCGTCAATGGCAGCGGCAAGCACAACAACTTTTCCATTGCCACTACCAGCGGCGTCAACCTGCTGGAGCCGGGCGATTCTCCGAAGGAAAACGCGCAGTTCCTGCTGTTCCTGGTCGCGATCATCCGCGCCGTCGACGAGCACCAGGATCTGCTCCGCATTTCCGTCGCCAGCGCCGGAAACGACCACCGCCTGGGCGGCAACGAAGCGCCGCCGGCCATTGTCTCCGTCTTTGTCGGCGACGAGCTGGGCGCGATCCTCGAATCCATCGACAACGGCAGCAAATACTCGCAGAAGGACAGGGGCTTTATGGAAATCGGCGTGGATGTCCTGCCGCGTTTCCCGAAGGACTCCACCGACCGCAACCGTACCTCGCCGTTCGCTTTCACCGGAAATAAATTCGAGTTCCGCATGGTGGGATCTTCCTTCTCGATCGCGTGCCCGAACGTGATCCTGAACACCTGCGTCGCGGATGTCCTGTCCGATTTCGCGGATCAGCTGGAAAAGGCCGACGATTTCACCGCCGCTTTGAAAAAGCTGGTCAAAGCGACGATCCGGGAACATAAACGCATCATTTTCAATGGGAACAACTATTCCGAAGAATGGGTCAGGGAAGCGGAGAAACGTGGGCTTCTGAACCTGAAAGCCACCCCGGATGCGCTTGCGTATTATACCAGCGACAAGAATGTCGCCCTGTTTGAAAAGCACGGGGTCCTCTCGAAATCCGAGCTGTTCTCCCGTTACGAGATCATTCTGGAGAACTACTGCAAGCAGCTTCACATCGAGGCGCTCACGATGCTCGGCATGATCCGGAAAGAGATTATTCCGGCCGTGTGCGGCTATATGCGCGACCTGAGCACTCAGGCGCTGAACAAGAAGCAGCTTGGCATCGGCATCGAGTTGGAAAGCACGCTTCTGAAAAAGCTTTCTGCTCTTTCGGAACGGCTTTACGAGGCCGCGGAAGAGCTTCAGAAGGCGGCTGACAAGGAGAGCGGCTTTTCCGGCATTCAGGAAGAAGCAAATTATTACAAGGATGTGGTCCTTGACCGGATGCAGAAGGCCCGTGCGGTTTCCGACGAGCTGGAGCTGTGTGTCGGCGAGAAATACTGGCCGTTTCCGAGTTACAGCGATCTGCTGTTCAGTGTAAAGTAA
- the yeaE gene encoding putative oxidoreductase (Evidence 3 : Putative function from multiple computational evidences; Product type e : enzyme): MMTDMEKQEIRRQNRERTVTLPDGTAVPRLGQGTWFLGENPAARDREIRALRHGIELGMTLIDTAEMYGEGKAEQLVGEAIRGRRDELFLVSKVYPHNADRAHLFKSCEASLRRLKADRLDLYLLHWRGPVPPEETIDCMEKLKAEGKILRWGVSNFDAADMRELLACGGGDRCAVDQVLYHLGSRGIEFELLPYLRRHHIPVMAYCPIAQAGTLRRGLFTNPAVNRIAKAHGASPAQVLLAWCTRENDVAAIPKASSEEHAEQNAQSVTIELTPEELGDLDRTYPKPARKEPLDVR; this comes from the coding sequence ATGATGACGGATATGGAAAAGCAGGAAATCAGGCGGCAAAACCGGGAGAGGACCGTAACGCTGCCGGACGGCACGGCGGTTCCGCGGCTGGGGCAGGGCACCTGGTTCCTCGGGGAAAATCCCGCCGCGCGGGACCGGGAGATCAGGGCCCTGCGGCACGGGATCGAGCTCGGCATGACCCTGATCGACACGGCGGAAATGTACGGCGAAGGAAAGGCGGAGCAGCTGGTGGGCGAGGCCATTCGGGGCCGCCGGGATGAGCTGTTCCTGGTTTCCAAGGTTTATCCGCACAACGCGGACCGGGCGCATCTGTTCAAAAGCTGCGAAGCTTCCCTGCGCCGCCTTAAGGCCGACCGGCTGGACCTGTACCTGCTCCACTGGCGAGGCCCGGTGCCCCCGGAGGAAACGATCGACTGCATGGAAAAACTTAAGGCCGAAGGGAAAATCCTGCGCTGGGGCGTCTCCAATTTTGACGCCGCCGACATGCGGGAGCTTCTCGCCTGCGGCGGCGGGGACCGCTGCGCCGTCGACCAGGTGCTGTATCATCTGGGCTCCCGCGGCATTGAATTCGAGCTTCTGCCTTACCTGCGGCGGCATCATATCCCTGTAATGGCCTATTGTCCGATCGCCCAGGCCGGCACGCTGCGGCGCGGCCTTTTCACGAACCCCGCGGTGAACCGGATCGCCAAGGCTCACGGCGCCAGCCCCGCGCAGGTGCTTCTGGCGTGGTGCACAAGGGAAAACGACGTCGCCGCGATCCCCAAGGCTTCCAGTGAGGAGCATGCGGAGCAGAACGCGCAGAGCGTGACGATCGAGCTGACCCCGGAAGAGCTCGGGGATCTCGACCGCACCTATCCGAAACCGGCGCGCAAGGAGCCGTTGGATGTCAGGTGA
- a CDS encoding Cobalt-zinc-cadmium resistance protein yields MRFAKEKIKIKQKAEKLGLLLSVCANAAFIVIELFVAYFSNSKAVLLDGLFDAFESALLLVSMRAMKLLYQPNSEKRPVGYSNLEPLYMIMKGLIFCVITVMMIVSSASTFLSGGYEVKTGIVFYFEISAGVISLAVFFVMRYINRQANSPVLALEIKEWKLDAAGSFGVGFAFLLAILAHATPLSFLSRYFDQIIMIILALYTLPTPVRAMRSGFRDLFFLSPGDKVLSRVKSEAYEVAALHGFAGDQLDFDVAKIGRRLWVSIYITVTEPTVDLQTFRDIQFELEARYIALADILDVDVIPEL; encoded by the coding sequence ATGAGGTTCGCAAAAGAAAAAATCAAAATTAAGCAAAAGGCGGAAAAATTGGGTCTGCTTCTGTCCGTCTGCGCCAACGCCGCGTTCATCGTGATAGAGCTTTTCGTCGCCTATTTTTCCAATTCCAAAGCAGTGCTGCTCGACGGCCTGTTCGACGCGTTCGAAAGCGCGCTGCTTTTGGTTTCGATGCGGGCGATGAAGCTGCTGTACCAGCCGAACAGCGAAAAAAGGCCGGTCGGCTATTCCAATCTGGAGCCGCTCTACATGATCATGAAGGGCCTGATCTTCTGCGTCATCACGGTGATGATGATCGTGTCGAGCGCCAGCACCTTCCTTTCCGGCGGATACGAGGTAAAGACGGGCATCGTCTTTTATTTCGAAATTTCGGCCGGGGTCATCAGCCTTGCCGTATTTTTCGTCATGAGGTACATCAACCGGCAGGCGAATTCCCCGGTGCTGGCCCTGGAGATCAAGGAGTGGAAGCTGGACGCGGCGGGAAGCTTCGGGGTGGGCTTCGCCTTCCTGCTGGCGATTCTGGCGCACGCGACTCCGCTTTCTTTCCTGTCGCGGTATTTCGACCAGATCATCATGATCATCCTGGCGCTCTACACGCTGCCCACGCCGGTGCGGGCGATGCGCTCCGGCTTCCGGGACCTGTTTTTCCTCAGCCCCGGGGACAAGGTGCTGAGCCGGGTGAAATCCGAGGCGTACGAGGTCGCCGCTCTTCACGGCTTTGCGGGCGACCAGCTGGATTTCGACGTGGCCAAAATTGGGCGCCGGCTGTGGGTGAGCATCTACATCACGGTGACGGAGCCGACGGTCGACCTGCAGACGTTCCGGGACATCCAGTTCGAGTTGGAGGCCCGGTATATCGCGTTGGCTGACATTCTGGATGTCGACGTGATTCCGGAGCTTTGA
- a CDS encoding conserved protein of unknown function (Evidence 4 : Unknown function but conserved in other organisms), giving the protein MINELNFPVVLENGREIAYGGDQDWFPQKFQQNAGCASTTGANLAAYYAKNDPKCARFYRGNTGRFLKTEYLDCMQELYRYMTPGSMGFPLVNRFARKFVQFAGEHGGVSVRPHILCRENRPGERIRFVKQAIGEGNPVALLILRHRAPELEEDNWHWVTVTGWIEDAAGDSVIFSDCGRRDIHPMNVVFEPRSENVLRMAWFSC; this is encoded by the coding sequence ATGATCAACGAACTGAACTTTCCCGTCGTTCTGGAAAACGGCAGGGAAATCGCATATGGGGGCGACCAGGACTGGTTTCCCCAGAAATTCCAGCAAAACGCCGGATGCGCGAGCACCACGGGCGCGAATCTTGCGGCGTACTATGCCAAAAACGACCCGAAGTGCGCCCGGTTCTACCGGGGGAACACCGGGCGGTTCCTCAAAACGGAATACCTGGACTGCATGCAGGAGCTCTACCGGTACATGACGCCCGGCTCCATGGGATTTCCGCTGGTGAACCGGTTTGCGCGAAAGTTCGTTCAGTTCGCGGGCGAGCACGGCGGCGTTTCCGTCAGGCCGCATATCCTGTGCAGGGAAAACCGGCCCGGGGAAAGGATCCGTTTCGTCAAGCAGGCGATCGGCGAGGGAAACCCCGTGGCGCTGCTGATCCTGCGGCACCGCGCGCCGGAGCTTGAGGAGGACAACTGGCACTGGGTGACCGTCACGGGCTGGATCGAGGACGCCGCCGGGGACAGCGTGATCTTTTCCGACTGCGGCAGGCGAGACATCCACCCCATGAACGTCGTTTTCGAGCCCCGCAGCGAAAATGTTTTGCGCATGGCGTGGTTTTCGTGCTAA